A single region of the Vanacampus margaritifer isolate UIUO_Vmar chromosome 13, RoL_Vmar_1.0, whole genome shotgun sequence genome encodes:
- the prkaa2 gene encoding 5'-AMP-activated protein kinase catalytic subunit alpha-2 isoform X2 produces the protein MVMEYVSGGELFDYICKHGRVEDTEARRLFQQIISAVDYCHRHMVVHRDLKPENVLLDASKNAKIADFGLSNMMSDGEFLRTSCGSPNYAAPEVISGRLYAGPEVDIWSCGVILYALLCGTLPFDDEHVPTLFKKIRGGVFYIPEYLTRSVASLLMHMLQVDPLKRATIKDIREHEWFKQDLPGYLFPEDPSYDTTVLDEEAVKEVCDKFECNESEVVSSLYSGDPQDQLAVAYHLIIDNRRIMTQASEFYLASSPPQGSFIEEGMPLPPGVKPHPERMPPLLADSPKARCPLDALNTTRPKPLAVKKAKWHLGIRSQSRPYDIMAEVYRAMKHLGFDWKVVNPYHLRVRRKNPVTGNLVKMSLQLYQVDNRSYLLDFKSIDDDIIEAAGFKSGSSTPQRSGSTAGLLRPRLSIDSASQAAEMPPLSSSLPGSLCGSSPTLFPPRQGSHTMDFFEMCASLITTLAR, from the exons ATGGTGATGGAATATGTATCTGGTGGAGAGCTTTTTGACTACATCTGTAAACATGGACGG GTGGAGGACACGGAGGCTCGCCGCCTTTTCCAGCAGATTATCTCGGCCGTGGACTACTGCCACAGACACATGGTGGTCCACAGAGACCTCAAGCCCGAGAACGTTCTGCTGGATGCCAGCAAGAATGCCAAGATTGCTGACTTTG GTCTGTCCAACATGATGTCCGACGGCGAGTTCCTGAGGACGAGCTGTGGTTCGCCCAACTACGCCGCGCCGGAGGTCATCTCGGgaag ACTATACGCGGGCCCAGAAGTGGACATCTGGAGCTGCGGCGTGATCCTGTACGCCCTGCTGTGCGGCACGCTGCCCTTCGATGACGAGCACGTGCCCACGCTGTTTAAGAAGATCCGAGGGGGCGTGTTCTACATCCCCGAGTACCTGACGCGCTCGGTGGCCTCGCTGCTGATGCACATGCTGCAGGTGGACCCGCTAAAGAGAGCCACCATCAAGGACATCAG GGAGCACGAGTGGTTCAAACAGGATCTGCCGGGCTACCTGTTTCCCGAGGATCCGTCGTATGACACCACCGTCTTGGACGAGGAGGCCGTCAAAGAAGTGTGCGACAAGTTCGAGTGCAACGAGTCCGAGGTGGTCTCCAGCCTCTACAGCGGTGATCCTCAG GACCAGCTTGCGGTGGCCTATCACCTCATCATAGACAACCGGCGCATCATGACGCAGGCCAGCGAGTTCTACCTGGCCTCCAGTCCGCCGCAAGGCTCCTTCATCGAGGAGGGCATGCCGCTGCCGCCGGGGGTCAAGCCGCACCCGGAGCGTATGCCGCCGCTGCTGGCCGACAGCCCCAAGGCACGCTGCCCCCTGGACGCCCTCAACACCACCCGACCCAAGCCGCTCGCCGTCAAGAAGGCCAAATGGCACCTGGGCATCCGGAGCCAGAGCCGGCCCTATGACATCATGGCCGAGGTGTACAGGGCCATGAAGCACCTGGGCTTTGACTGGAAG GTGGTGAACCCGTACCATCTTCGAGTGCGCAGGAAAAACCCAGTGACGGGCAACCTGGTGAAAATGAGCCTGCAGCTCTACCAGGTGGACAACAGATCCTACCTCCTCGACTTCAAGAGCATTGACG ATGACATCATTGAGGCCGCGGGTTTCAAGTCGGGGTCCTCCACCCCTCAGCGGTCGGGCTCGACGGCGGGCCTGCTCCGGCCGCGCCTCAGCATCGACTCGGCCAGCCAGGCCGCTGAAATGCCTCCGCTGAGCTCGTCCCTGCCGGGCTCGCTGTGCGGCAGCTCGCCGACGCTCTTCCCGCCGCGCCAGGGCTCACACACCATGGACTTCTTTGAGATGTGTGCCAGTTTGATCACCACGCTGGCCCGCTGA
- the prkaa2 gene encoding 5'-AMP-activated protein kinase catalytic subunit alpha-2 isoform X1 encodes MAERQQQKHEGRVKIGHYILGDTLGVGTFGKVKIGEHQLTGHKVAVKILNRQKIRSLDVVGKIKREIQNLKLFRHPHIIKLYQVISTPTDFFMVMEYVSGGELFDYICKHGRVEDTEARRLFQQIISAVDYCHRHMVVHRDLKPENVLLDASKNAKIADFGLSNMMSDGEFLRTSCGSPNYAAPEVISGRLYAGPEVDIWSCGVILYALLCGTLPFDDEHVPTLFKKIRGGVFYIPEYLTRSVASLLMHMLQVDPLKRATIKDIREHEWFKQDLPGYLFPEDPSYDTTVLDEEAVKEVCDKFECNESEVVSSLYSGDPQDQLAVAYHLIIDNRRIMTQASEFYLASSPPQGSFIEEGMPLPPGVKPHPERMPPLLADSPKARCPLDALNTTRPKPLAVKKAKWHLGIRSQSRPYDIMAEVYRAMKHLGFDWKVVNPYHLRVRRKNPVTGNLVKMSLQLYQVDNRSYLLDFKSIDDDIIEAAGFKSGSSTPQRSGSTAGLLRPRLSIDSASQAAEMPPLSSSLPGSLCGSSPTLFPPRQGSHTMDFFEMCASLITTLAR; translated from the exons ATGGCAGAGCGGCAACAGCAGAAGCACGAAGGCAGGGTGAAGATCGGCCATTACATTCTCGGCGACACGCTCGGAGTGGGGACCTTCGGCAAAGTAAAGA TTGGTGAGCACCAGTTGACGGGCCATAAAGTGGCAGTGAAGATACTAAACAGGCAGAAGATCCGCAGCCTGGATGTGGTGGGCAAAATCAAACGGGAGATCCAGAATCTGAAACTATTCAGGCATCCGCACATCATCAAGCT gTACCAAGTGATAAGCACGCCAACAGATTTCTTCATGGTGATGGAATATGTATCTGGTGGAGAGCTTTTTGACTACATCTGTAAACATGGACGG GTGGAGGACACGGAGGCTCGCCGCCTTTTCCAGCAGATTATCTCGGCCGTGGACTACTGCCACAGACACATGGTGGTCCACAGAGACCTCAAGCCCGAGAACGTTCTGCTGGATGCCAGCAAGAATGCCAAGATTGCTGACTTTG GTCTGTCCAACATGATGTCCGACGGCGAGTTCCTGAGGACGAGCTGTGGTTCGCCCAACTACGCCGCGCCGGAGGTCATCTCGGgaag ACTATACGCGGGCCCAGAAGTGGACATCTGGAGCTGCGGCGTGATCCTGTACGCCCTGCTGTGCGGCACGCTGCCCTTCGATGACGAGCACGTGCCCACGCTGTTTAAGAAGATCCGAGGGGGCGTGTTCTACATCCCCGAGTACCTGACGCGCTCGGTGGCCTCGCTGCTGATGCACATGCTGCAGGTGGACCCGCTAAAGAGAGCCACCATCAAGGACATCAG GGAGCACGAGTGGTTCAAACAGGATCTGCCGGGCTACCTGTTTCCCGAGGATCCGTCGTATGACACCACCGTCTTGGACGAGGAGGCCGTCAAAGAAGTGTGCGACAAGTTCGAGTGCAACGAGTCCGAGGTGGTCTCCAGCCTCTACAGCGGTGATCCTCAG GACCAGCTTGCGGTGGCCTATCACCTCATCATAGACAACCGGCGCATCATGACGCAGGCCAGCGAGTTCTACCTGGCCTCCAGTCCGCCGCAAGGCTCCTTCATCGAGGAGGGCATGCCGCTGCCGCCGGGGGTCAAGCCGCACCCGGAGCGTATGCCGCCGCTGCTGGCCGACAGCCCCAAGGCACGCTGCCCCCTGGACGCCCTCAACACCACCCGACCCAAGCCGCTCGCCGTCAAGAAGGCCAAATGGCACCTGGGCATCCGGAGCCAGAGCCGGCCCTATGACATCATGGCCGAGGTGTACAGGGCCATGAAGCACCTGGGCTTTGACTGGAAG GTGGTGAACCCGTACCATCTTCGAGTGCGCAGGAAAAACCCAGTGACGGGCAACCTGGTGAAAATGAGCCTGCAGCTCTACCAGGTGGACAACAGATCCTACCTCCTCGACTTCAAGAGCATTGACG ATGACATCATTGAGGCCGCGGGTTTCAAGTCGGGGTCCTCCACCCCTCAGCGGTCGGGCTCGACGGCGGGCCTGCTCCGGCCGCGCCTCAGCATCGACTCGGCCAGCCAGGCCGCTGAAATGCCTCCGCTGAGCTCGTCCCTGCCGGGCTCGCTGTGCGGCAGCTCGCCGACGCTCTTCCCGCCGCGCCAGGGCTCACACACCATGGACTTCTTTGAGATGTGTGCCAGTTTGATCACCACGCTGGCCCGCTGA